Proteins co-encoded in one Nicotiana sylvestris chromosome 7, ASM39365v2, whole genome shotgun sequence genomic window:
- the LOC104237974 gene encoding F-box protein At5g07610-like isoform X1, whose amino-acid sequence MALEKSPVGDLKEQDEQESSDWSKLSDDLKVEILCRLPEKPLIAFKRVAKDWYFLISYACVPRLSPPSPSAPICGVFGPSFTCDPSKSSTVEFSPHGPYHCLFYQRVVQSKPDAIGSYLDSLPFTCTTKDLLDCCNGLLLISRSDYEPAEYLVCNPATRQTIPVPVNPKHKYSTLVDCSLVFDPSESVEYKIIRFVHSVGKATIRLLDVFSSDTGEWIEYELPLEPKVSGIGGLKSSVYLDGVLYRISGGGCLISIGIKSNPNLANLNAWATIEFPDQQSKKYVGSIGASRGHLYYFNRNESDFLLWTLKNENGTKWVLKHTISIYSLLRNSAGEYYCNVLGDKVWSTIQPCVLLPSSDDILLLETPWFLVTYKFKYQSFSWYDTRMRGCQTRRLGQSFPYSRSLVVLNSIINKHINKHPGSSVSFRMAMWKDGCDEGRVETQFLKTCRGAGCGPNIGKFCTLSQ is encoded by the exons ATGGCGTTGGAAAAGAGCCCGGTTGGAGATCTGAAAGAGCAAGACGAACAGGAGTCGTCCGATTGGTCCAAATTGTCTGATGATTTGAAAGTTGAGATTTTGTGCCGTTTACCGGAGAAACCTCTGATTGCGTTCAAAAGGGTGGCTAAAGATTGGTACTTTTTGATTTCTTATGCTTGTGTTCCTAGATTATCTCCACCGTCTCCGTCTGCCCCAATTTGTGGTGTCTTCGGTCCTTCCTTTACTTGTGACCCATCCAAGTCATCTACTGTAGAATTCTCCCCTCATGGACCTTATCATTGTCTCTTTTATCAGCGTGTTGTGCAGAGTAAACCGGATGCTATTGGTTCCTACTTGGATTCCTTGCCCTTCACCTGTACGACTAAAGATCTACTAGATTGTTGCAACGGTTTGCTTCTTATATCCCGAAGTGACTACGAACCCGCCGAGTATCTAGTTTGTAATCCAGCTACAAGGCAAACTATTCCCGTACCTGTTAATCCAAAGCATAAATATTCCACCTTGGTGGACTGTTCGCTTGTCTTTGATCCTAGCGAGTCGGTAGAATACAAGATTATTCGGTTCGTTCACTCTGTTGGTAAAGCCACTATAAGGCTTTTGGATGTTTTTTCTTCTGATACGGGAGAATGGATTGAGTATGAACTTCCTCTTGAGCCTAAGGTTTCTGGAATTGGAGGGCTTAAGAGCTCAGTCTATCTGGATGGAGTTCTGTACAGGATATCTGGTGGTGGCTGCCTCATTTCTATAGGCATAAAATCCAACCCTAATCTTGCTAATTTGAATGCTTGGGCTACCATTGAGTTCCCAGATCAGCAGAGCAAGAAGTATGTAGGATCTATTGGAGCATCAAGAGGCCACCTTTATTACTTCAATCGGAATGAATCTGACTTCCTTCTTTGGACGTTGAAGAATGAGAATGGTACTAAATGGGTTTTGAAGCACACTATAAGCATATATAGTTTGCTTCGAAATTCTGCCGGCGAATATTACTGCAACGTGTTGGGAGATAAGGTTTGGTCTACCATTCAGCCTTGTGTCCTTCTTCCTAGCTCGGATGACATTCTCCTTCTTGAAACTCCTTGGTTTCTGGTAACTTATAAGTTTAAATACCAATCATTTAGTTGGTATGATACAAGAATGCGGGGTTGTCAGACAAGAAGATTAGGACAATCATTTCCTTACTCGCGAAGTCTCGTTGTACTCAATAGCATCATCAATAAGCATATCAATAAGCATCCTGGATCATCTGTCTCATTCA GGATGGCAATGTGGAAGGATGGGTGCGATGAGGGGCGGGTTGAGACTCAATTTCTTAAAACCTGTAGAGGGGCGGGTTGCGGGCCAAACATTGGGAAATTTTGTACTCTAAGCCAGTAA
- the LOC104237974 gene encoding F-box protein At5g07610-like isoform X2, with protein sequence MALEKSPVGDLKEQDEQESSDWSKLSDDLKVEILCRLPEKPLIAFKRVAKDWYFLISYACVPRLSPPSPSAPICGVFGPSFTCDPSKSSTVEFSPHGPYHCLFYQRVVQSKPDAIGSYLDSLPFTCTTKDLLDCCNGLLLISRSDYEPAEYLVCNPATRQTIPVPVNPKHKYSTLVDCSLVFDPSESVEYKIIRFVHSVGKATIRLLDVFSSDTGEWIEYELPLEPKVSGIGGLKSSVYLDGVLYRISGGGCLISIGIKSNPNLANLNAWATIEFPDQQSKKYVGSIGASRGHLYYFNRNESDFLLWTLKNENGTKWVLKHTISIYSLLRNSAGEYYCNVLGDKVWSTIQPCVLLPSSDDILLLETPWFLVTYKFKYQSFSWYDTRMRGCQTRRLGQSFPYSRSLVVLNSIINKHINKHPGSSVSFRMCSSQKSQSVSQCSD encoded by the exons ATGGCGTTGGAAAAGAGCCCGGTTGGAGATCTGAAAGAGCAAGACGAACAGGAGTCGTCCGATTGGTCCAAATTGTCTGATGATTTGAAAGTTGAGATTTTGTGCCGTTTACCGGAGAAACCTCTGATTGCGTTCAAAAGGGTGGCTAAAGATTGGTACTTTTTGATTTCTTATGCTTGTGTTCCTAGATTATCTCCACCGTCTCCGTCTGCCCCAATTTGTGGTGTCTTCGGTCCTTCCTTTACTTGTGACCCATCCAAGTCATCTACTGTAGAATTCTCCCCTCATGGACCTTATCATTGTCTCTTTTATCAGCGTGTTGTGCAGAGTAAACCGGATGCTATTGGTTCCTACTTGGATTCCTTGCCCTTCACCTGTACGACTAAAGATCTACTAGATTGTTGCAACGGTTTGCTTCTTATATCCCGAAGTGACTACGAACCCGCCGAGTATCTAGTTTGTAATCCAGCTACAAGGCAAACTATTCCCGTACCTGTTAATCCAAAGCATAAATATTCCACCTTGGTGGACTGTTCGCTTGTCTTTGATCCTAGCGAGTCGGTAGAATACAAGATTATTCGGTTCGTTCACTCTGTTGGTAAAGCCACTATAAGGCTTTTGGATGTTTTTTCTTCTGATACGGGAGAATGGATTGAGTATGAACTTCCTCTTGAGCCTAAGGTTTCTGGAATTGGAGGGCTTAAGAGCTCAGTCTATCTGGATGGAGTTCTGTACAGGATATCTGGTGGTGGCTGCCTCATTTCTATAGGCATAAAATCCAACCCTAATCTTGCTAATTTGAATGCTTGGGCTACCATTGAGTTCCCAGATCAGCAGAGCAAGAAGTATGTAGGATCTATTGGAGCATCAAGAGGCCACCTTTATTACTTCAATCGGAATGAATCTGACTTCCTTCTTTGGACGTTGAAGAATGAGAATGGTACTAAATGGGTTTTGAAGCACACTATAAGCATATATAGTTTGCTTCGAAATTCTGCCGGCGAATATTACTGCAACGTGTTGGGAGATAAGGTTTGGTCTACCATTCAGCCTTGTGTCCTTCTTCCTAGCTCGGATGACATTCTCCTTCTTGAAACTCCTTGGTTTCTGGTAACTTATAAGTTTAAATACCAATCATTTAGTTGGTATGATACAAGAATGCGGGGTTGTCAGACAAGAAGATTAGGACAATCATTTCCTTACTCGCGAAGTCTCGTTGTACTCAATAGCATCATCAATAAGCATATCAATAAGCATCCTGGATCATCTGTCTCATTCA GAATGTGTTCAAGTCAAAAATCACAGTCCGTCTCACAGTGCAGTGACTAG